The Kosakonia sacchari SP1 genome includes a window with the following:
- a CDS encoding fumarylacetoacetate hydrolase family protein — protein MKLASFVHQGIRSYGIVKADGVINLGQRLGDRYGDLKSLLAADALSEAQQLSGEATDLCFDDLNFLPVIENPGKILCVGMNYAEKRKEFDQHNPAPTLFVRFADSQTGHNAPVLKPRHSSEFDYEGELAVIIGKGGENISRDAALSHVAGYSCYMDGSARDWQHTWFTAGKNWRQTGAFGPWMTTADEIPDPHQLTIRTWLNGRMVQDDNTASMIHKVAELIEYISTFTSLTPGDVIITGSPGGVGKKRNPPLFMKAGDRIEVEIENIGHLSNVIIDAPAHALTAAH, from the coding sequence ATGAAACTCGCAAGCTTTGTCCATCAGGGGATCCGTAGCTACGGCATCGTCAAGGCTGATGGCGTCATCAATCTGGGCCAGCGCCTGGGCGACCGCTACGGTGATTTGAAATCGTTGCTCGCGGCCGACGCGCTGAGTGAGGCACAACAGCTGAGTGGTGAAGCGACGGATCTGTGCTTTGACGATCTCAACTTCCTGCCGGTTATTGAAAACCCGGGGAAAATTCTCTGCGTCGGCATGAACTACGCCGAAAAACGCAAAGAGTTTGATCAACATAACCCGGCGCCGACGCTGTTTGTACGCTTCGCCGACTCGCAAACCGGGCATAACGCGCCGGTGCTGAAACCGCGTCACTCCAGCGAATTCGATTACGAAGGTGAGCTGGCAGTAATCATCGGTAAAGGCGGTGAAAACATCTCTCGTGACGCGGCGTTAAGTCATGTCGCAGGTTACAGCTGTTATATGGATGGCTCTGCGCGTGACTGGCAGCATACCTGGTTCACCGCCGGTAAAAACTGGCGGCAGACCGGCGCGTTCGGCCCGTGGATGACCACGGCAGATGAGATCCCCGATCCGCATCAGCTCACTATCCGCACCTGGTTGAATGGTCGCATGGTGCAGGACGACAACACCGCCAGCATGATCCACAAGGTCGCCGAGCTTATCGAGTACATCAGCACCTTTACCAGCCTGACGCCGGGCGACGTCATCATCACTGGCTCACCGGGCGGTGTTGGCAAGAAACGCAATCCGCCGCTGTTCATGAAAGCGGGCGATCGCATCGAAGTGGAGATCGAAAACATCGGTCACCTCAGCAATGTGATTATTGATGCGCCAGCCCATGCGTTGACGGCAGCGCACTAA
- a CDS encoding 2-hydroxycarboxylate transporter family protein gives MSTTDDSFSVTSESLAIQKTSLKDKWWHIMDTWKVGIIPLPLFLLAGALIAIDCLGGKLPSDIVVMVATLAFFGFACGEFGKRLPVVGKLGAAAICATFIPSAMVYYGLLPDVVVESTTKFYKSTNILYLYICCIIVGSIMSMNRTTLIQGFLRIFFPMVCGEVVGMLVGMGVGLALGMEPFQIFFFIILPIMAGGVGEGAIPLSIGYATLLHMDQGVALGRVLPMVMLGGLTAIIISGCLNQLGKRFPHLTGEGQLMPNRSNGDEPAPAAPAFSGKTDVTTIAAGALLAVLLYMIGMLGHKLIGLPAPVGMLFAAVLVKLAHGVSPRLLEGSQVVYKFFQTSVTYPILFAVGVAITPWEELVHAFTLDNLLVIVSTVSALVATGFFVGKKIGMHPIDVAIVSCCQSGQGGTGDVAILTAGNRMSLMPFAQIATRIGGAINVSVSLLVLGNFLV, from the coding sequence ATGAGCACAACTGACGATTCATTCTCTGTTACCTCTGAATCGCTGGCGATTCAAAAAACATCACTGAAGGATAAGTGGTGGCACATTATGGATACGTGGAAAGTTGGGATTATACCACTGCCATTATTCCTGCTAGCCGGTGCGTTAATTGCTATCGATTGTCTTGGCGGCAAGTTGCCAAGCGATATCGTCGTGATGGTGGCGACACTGGCGTTCTTCGGCTTTGCCTGCGGTGAGTTCGGTAAACGTCTGCCGGTCGTGGGCAAGCTGGGCGCAGCGGCGATTTGCGCCACCTTTATTCCTTCGGCGATGGTGTATTACGGTTTGCTGCCGGATGTAGTGGTCGAGTCCACTACCAAGTTCTACAAATCAACCAACATCCTCTATCTCTACATCTGCTGCATCATTGTCGGCAGTATCATGAGTATGAACCGTACCACTCTGATTCAGGGCTTCCTGCGCATCTTCTTCCCAATGGTGTGTGGCGAAGTGGTTGGCATGCTGGTGGGTATGGGCGTTGGCCTGGCGCTGGGTATGGAACCGTTCCAGATCTTCTTCTTTATCATTCTGCCAATCATGGCGGGTGGTGTAGGTGAAGGCGCCATTCCGCTCTCTATCGGTTACGCCACCTTACTGCACATGGATCAGGGCGTTGCTCTGGGCCGTGTACTGCCAATGGTGATGCTGGGCGGTTTGACCGCAATCATTATTTCCGGCTGCCTGAACCAGTTGGGTAAACGCTTCCCGCATCTGACCGGCGAAGGCCAACTGATGCCAAACCGCAGCAATGGTGATGAACCAGCGCCGGCTGCCCCTGCGTTTTCCGGTAAAACTGATGTCACCACCATCGCGGCGGGCGCACTGCTGGCTGTGTTGCTATACATGATCGGCATGCTCGGCCACAAACTGATTGGCCTGCCTGCACCGGTCGGCATGCTGTTTGCCGCCGTGCTGGTCAAGCTGGCACACGGTGTTTCTCCGCGTCTGCTGGAAGGTTCTCAGGTGGTGTACAAATTCTTCCAGACCTCCGTGACTTACCCAATCCTCTTCGCCGTGGGCGTTGCCATTACGCCGTGGGAAGAGCTGGTTCACGCTTTCACTCTCGATAACCTGCTGGTGATCGTGAGTACCGTTTCCGCACTGGTTGCCACTGGTTTCTTCGTAGGTAAAAAGATTGGCATGCATCCGATTGATGTTGCCATTGTTTCCTGCTGCCAGAGTGGCCAGGGCGGTACAGGGGATGTTGCCATCCTGACTGCCGGTAACCGTATGAGCCTGATGCCGTTTGCACAGATTGCGACCCGTATTGGCGGTGCGATCAACGTGTCGGTATCGCTGCTGGTTCTTGGCAATTTCCTCGTCTGA
- the citC gene encoding [citrate (pro-3S)-lyase] ligase, which translates to MQARPSIDFRVAEVNGNTQRLASIRALLADSGLGMDSDITTFVEAWSGNRLVGCAGLAANVIKCVAVEEQLRGENLSARLLAEVEHLALARGHFHLFLCTRPCNRERFQHSGFWPVAQSGNNAILMENTPSGIQRYCRTLQARRVAGKRIGSIVMNANPFTLGHRHLVEQAAQACDWLHLFVVREDASFFPFSARLKMVKAGVAHLPNATVHEGSQYIISRATFPAYFLKETGKVQQAWSEIDLLIFRNHIAPALGVTHRFIGSEPFCDITRQYNQTMHQLLAGAVEVVEVPRIKATGTAISASEVRRLLKTHQFSRIREIVPDTTFAHLESHYSAEVA; encoded by the coding sequence ATGCAAGCACGACCCTCCATCGACTTCCGCGTTGCGGAAGTCAACGGCAATACTCAACGGCTGGCCTCTATCCGCGCGTTGCTCGCAGACAGTGGTTTAGGTATGGACAGCGATATCACTACCTTCGTTGAAGCCTGGTCGGGAAACCGGCTGGTGGGTTGTGCTGGTCTCGCCGCCAACGTTATCAAGTGCGTAGCGGTTGAAGAACAGTTGCGTGGGGAAAACCTCAGTGCGCGGCTGCTGGCGGAAGTTGAGCATCTGGCGCTGGCGCGTGGACATTTTCATCTGTTCCTGTGCACGCGCCCTTGCAATCGGGAGCGTTTCCAGCACAGCGGTTTTTGGCCGGTTGCCCAGAGCGGCAACAACGCGATATTGATGGAAAATACGCCGTCTGGCATCCAGCGTTACTGCCGCACGTTGCAGGCGCGCCGCGTTGCCGGAAAGCGCATCGGCTCCATTGTGATGAACGCCAATCCCTTCACGCTTGGTCATCGGCATCTGGTGGAGCAGGCCGCACAGGCCTGCGACTGGCTGCACCTGTTTGTAGTGCGGGAAGATGCCTCGTTCTTTCCTTTCTCCGCACGGCTGAAAATGGTGAAGGCGGGCGTGGCGCATCTGCCAAATGCCACGGTTCACGAAGGCTCTCAGTACATTATTTCCCGCGCTACCTTTCCGGCTTATTTCCTCAAAGAGACCGGCAAAGTGCAGCAGGCGTGGAGCGAAATCGACCTGCTCATCTTCCGTAACCATATTGCCCCGGCGCTCGGTGTTACCCACCGCTTTATCGGCAGCGAGCCGTTTTGCGATATCACCCGCCAGTACAACCAGACTATGCATCAGTTGCTCGCGGGGGCGGTTGAAGTGGTGGAAGTTCCGCGCATTAAAGCGACCGGCACCGCCATCTCCGCCTCGGAAGTGCGTCGTTTACTCAAAACACACCAGTTTTCCCGTATTCGGGAAATTGTACCGGATACCACTTTTGCGCACCTTGAATCTCATTACAGCGCGGAAGTCGCTTAA